In Sulfuracidifex metallicus DSM 6482 = JCM 9184, a single window of DNA contains:
- the dcd gene encoding dCTP deaminase — MILGDRDLKYYLEKKWIEIDPLSQDTIRENGVDLRVGDEIARFKPTDKVFTSSSNLSDFFQLEKGESFIIKPNEHVLLVTKEHVKLPSDVMAFVNLRSSFARLGLFIPPTIVDAGFQGQLTIEVIGSSFPVEMKKDTRFLHLIFAKTLTPVERPYSGKYQTQRGVTLPKFSQ; from the coding sequence ATGATACTTGGCGATCGTGACCTAAAATACTATCTGGAAAAGAAGTGGATCGAGATAGACCCGTTAAGCCAGGACACAATTCGTGAAAATGGAGTCGATCTACGTGTAGGGGACGAGATAGCGAGATTTAAGCCTACGGACAAGGTTTTTACGTCTTCTTCTAATTTGTCAGATTTCTTCCAACTTGAAAAAGGAGAATCGTTTATCATAAAACCCAATGAACATGTACTTCTGGTAACTAAGGAGCATGTTAAGTTACCAAGTGATGTTATGGCTTTCGTGAACTTGAGGTCTTCCTTTGCGAGGCTAGGGCTTTTCATCCCTCCCACTATCGTAGATGCTGGGTTTCAGGGACAGCTAACGATTGAGGTAATTGGATCTTCTTTCCCCGTCGAGATGAAAAAAGATACACGCTTCCTGCACCTTATTTTCGCCAAGACATTAACTCCAGTTGAGAGGCCGTATTCAGGGAAATACCAAACACAGAGAGGAGTAACTCTGCCTAAGTTTTCCCAGTAA
- a CDS encoding ATP-dependent DNA ligase: MDFKLIAEYFDKLEKISSRIQLTNLLSELLKNSDQSSIDKVIYLVQGKLGPDFAGIPELGIGEKFLVKACSIATGVPEKDIEELGKKSGDLGQVVFDLKSKGSNSNILSFLGVNAETDLSVDTVYENLFKIATQSGEKSRELKIGLLAGLLQKASPLEAKFIIRFVEGRLRVGIGDSTIIDALGQAFGISPNVIERAYNLRADLGSIGKLVILKGEEELKQIKPKVGIPIRPMLGERLQDPVEILNKLGGSAMADYKYDGERAQIHKNKDTIEIFSRRMENITSQYPDVAEMVKQNLSLDEAIVEGEIVAVDSNTGELRPFQDLMHRKRKNNIESGIKDYPVNLFLFDLMFANQEDFTNKPLLERRKLLESSVKPNSEVKIAKYIITSDVNEVKKFFLQAISDGAEGLMLKSISQSSIYQAGARGWLWIKFKKDYQSEMADTVDLVIVGGFYGKGKRGGKLSSLLLASYNPTTDTFDSVCKVASGFTDEELDNIQKKLLDIKRNSKHPRVNSKLEADVWVEPIYVVEIIGAEITLSPLHLCCFGQFQEDAGLSIRFPRFIRWRDDKSPEDATTPSEIMEMYKAQLKKVQVS, encoded by the coding sequence ATGGACTTTAAGCTAATAGCTGAATACTTCGATAAGCTGGAGAAAATTTCTTCTAGGATACAACTAACTAACCTTCTTTCTGAACTCCTCAAAAACTCAGACCAATCAAGTATAGACAAGGTAATTTACTTAGTACAAGGTAAACTTGGTCCTGATTTCGCTGGGATTCCTGAGTTGGGTATAGGAGAGAAATTTTTAGTTAAAGCTTGTAGCATAGCAACAGGAGTTCCCGAAAAAGACATTGAAGAATTAGGTAAAAAAAGCGGGGATTTAGGTCAAGTTGTATTTGATCTCAAAAGTAAGGGAAGTAACTCGAACATTTTATCATTTTTAGGAGTAAATGCCGAAACTGATCTCAGCGTCGACACTGTTTATGAAAATCTCTTTAAGATAGCTACACAATCAGGAGAAAAAAGCCGTGAACTTAAAATTGGTCTTCTAGCAGGTCTTTTACAAAAAGCATCTCCTCTAGAGGCTAAATTTATCATAAGATTTGTGGAAGGAAGGCTAAGAGTAGGAATAGGCGATTCTACTATAATTGATGCTTTGGGTCAAGCTTTTGGGATAAGTCCAAATGTAATTGAACGTGCATACAATCTTAGAGCTGACTTAGGTTCTATTGGCAAGCTTGTTATATTAAAAGGTGAGGAGGAATTAAAACAAATTAAACCTAAGGTAGGAATACCAATTAGACCAATGTTAGGTGAAAGGCTTCAGGATCCAGTTGAAATTTTGAATAAATTGGGCGGGAGTGCGATGGCAGATTACAAATATGATGGAGAGAGAGCACAAATTCATAAAAATAAAGATACAATAGAGATCTTCTCTAGAAGAATGGAGAATATAACGTCTCAGTATCCTGACGTAGCGGAGATGGTTAAACAAAACCTTAGTTTGGACGAGGCCATAGTTGAAGGAGAAATAGTTGCAGTGGATAGTAATACCGGAGAACTCAGACCTTTTCAGGATTTAATGCATAGGAAAAGGAAGAATAACATAGAGTCAGGAATTAAGGACTATCCAGTAAATTTATTTCTGTTTGATTTAATGTTTGCTAATCAGGAAGATTTTACCAATAAGCCATTACTTGAGCGCAGAAAGCTTCTTGAGTCTTCGGTGAAGCCAAATTCTGAGGTAAAGATAGCTAAGTACATAATTACAAGTGACGTGAATGAAGTCAAAAAATTCTTCCTTCAGGCTATTAGCGACGGCGCAGAAGGATTGATGCTCAAGTCAATCTCACAATCTAGCATATATCAGGCAGGAGCAAGAGGGTGGTTATGGATAAAGTTCAAGAAGGACTATCAAAGCGAAATGGCTGATACGGTAGATCTAGTTATTGTTGGCGGTTTTTACGGCAAAGGAAAACGCGGAGGTAAACTGAGTTCTCTTCTGTTAGCATCTTATAATCCGACAACTGACACCTTCGACAGCGTATGTAAGGTGGCCTCTGGCTTCACAGACGAAGAATTAGATAATATACAGAAAAAACTTCTAGATATAAAGAGAAATTCAAAACATCCTAGGGTTAATTCTAAGTTGGAAGCCGACGTTTGGGTGGAGCCGATTTATGTTGTTGAAATAATAGGAGCTGAGATAACGCTATCCCCTCTTCACTTATGCTGTTTTGGACAGTTTCAAGAAGATGCTGGACTTTCAATTAGATTTCCAAGATTCATAAGATGGCGTGATGATAAATCTCCAGAAGATGCTACTACTCCCTCTGAAATAATGGAAATGTATAAGGCTCAGCTAAAGAAAGTTCAAGTCTCTTAG
- a CDS encoding MBL fold metallo-hydrolase: MILIVHYSTVLPRILKNGAIILGENLVADGFDEKPFRIVSHFHADHITELSKSIKKSIGIIATPATLEVLNLDYNIPPRKSFSLNYSISTHFEDEVLTLERAEHVFGSCQVLVKGKDGVTIGYTGDFKNPVKGTPVLKSDILIIESTYGSEKFRRTFKADVDDLFYGYVNDALTRGPVIVYSYHGKAQEAMLLLREMGIIAPFITEGKFTKITEIAKKYGYNIEGVFDISSSEGKEAVKSGWYVEFRHYNDFKKRTENGTNFVLSGWEFGSAVRKVDNNSYVVSFSDHADFDDLLYYVDNSPASMIIVDGGRKGHAMELAKAIRSRLGRKAIYMP; this comes from the coding sequence ATGATACTTATTGTCCATTATTCTACCGTGTTACCAAGGATATTAAAGAATGGTGCTATCATTTTAGGTGAGAATCTAGTAGCGGACGGATTTGATGAAAAACCCTTTAGAATAGTTTCTCACTTTCACGCAGATCATATAACAGAGCTGTCAAAGAGCATTAAGAAGAGTATAGGAATTATAGCTACTCCAGCAACGTTAGAAGTGCTTAATCTGGATTATAATATACCCCCTAGGAAAAGTTTCAGTCTAAATTATAGTATATCAACTCACTTTGAAGATGAAGTTCTAACTTTGGAACGCGCCGAGCATGTCTTCGGTTCATGTCAAGTTTTGGTGAAGGGTAAGGACGGCGTCACAATAGGCTATACAGGTGATTTCAAGAATCCAGTTAAAGGTACTCCTGTCCTAAAGTCGGATATCCTTATAATAGAGTCTACTTATGGAAGCGAAAAATTTAGAAGAACATTCAAGGCTGACGTTGATGATCTGTTTTACGGTTATGTAAACGACGCGCTTACCAGAGGTCCTGTTATAGTCTACAGCTACCATGGAAAGGCACAGGAAGCTATGCTTCTTCTACGAGAAATGGGAATTATAGCACCATTTATAACCGAAGGAAAGTTCACTAAAATAACTGAAATAGCTAAGAAGTACGGTTATAACATAGAGGGCGTATTTGACATTTCGTCTAGTGAAGGTAAAGAGGCAGTAAAGAGCGGATGGTATGTAGAATTTAGGCATTACAATGATTTTAAGAAGAGGACAGAAAACGGAACCAACTTCGTTCTCTCTGGATGGGAGTTCGGATCAGCAGTTAGAAAGGTAGATAATAACAGTTACGTGGTATCCTTTAGCGATCATGCGGACTTCGATGACCTACTCTATTATGTAGACAACTCTCCCGCGTCTATGATAATCGTTGACGGCGGAAGGAAAGGTCACGCAATGGAGTTAGCTAAAGCTATAAGATCTAGATTAGGCAGGAAGGCAATCTATATGCCCTGA